A genomic region of Choristoneura fumiferana chromosome 17, NRCan_CFum_1, whole genome shotgun sequence contains the following coding sequences:
- the LOC141437321 gene encoding uncharacterized protein isoform X5 — MASKVLVPTGPFTKLQVKKAPAEPSSSGFVLSGDAVARVAHLEHSVRFLQEQHRLMLGGLHNEIEALRERNRDLQFQLIFNKESSPKNTSPASEENADNTEEENLKREVSRLEREAAAARGEARAAEARALQLQRLVDAQSDKLRALSLAGAADGAGGADGDAACACSAHESRAELRARLADAERLVRRLRGDADRQRREVHAGAVTNLLFDGAHAQEAHLQCMKNSLHASLRATGLDGGYGFQNNYHFPPVHTPDFWREPVREDYAMMGRGRNARRPLTLPELSGQQIHRSTVYANHHTRPRANGYDKKKQANGDAPPKTPEEPPERHRLDPIRTNITNLESPIVDSIDKYPELKIVVTKMIPQVLASTAAAPERRRRNNHRKHATLDHT, encoded by the exons ATGGCTTCCAAAGTCCTCGTGCCTACTGGACCCTTTACCAAACTGCAA GTAAAGAAGGCTCCCGCGGAACCAAGCAGCAGTGGTTTCGTCTTAAGCGGTGATGCCGTCGCCAGGGTCGCTCACTTGGAGCACAGTGTGCGCTTCCTACAAGAACAGCACCGGCTGATGCTGGGTGGCCTCCACAATGAGATCGAGGCGCTCAGAGAAAGGAATAGAG ATCTCCAGTTTCAATTGATATTCAACAAGGAATCATCCCCAAAGAATACCTCGCCTGCTTCCGAAGAAAATGCCGATAATACTGAG GAGGAAAATCTGAAGCGTGAGGTGAGCCGTCTTGAACgggaggcggcggcggcgcggggcgaGGCGCGGGCGGCGGAGGCGCGCGCGCTACAGCTGCAGCGATTGGTCGATGCTCAGAGCGA CAAACTGCGCGCGCTGTCGCTAGCCGGGGCGGCGGACGGGGCGGGAGGGGCGGACGGGGACGCGGCGTGCGCGTGCTCGGCGCACGAGTCCCGCGCGGAGCTGCGCGCGCGGCTCGCGGACGCGGAGCGGCTCGTGCGCCGGCTGCGAGGCGACGCCGACCGCCAGCGGAGAGAGGTACACGCCGGCGCCGTCACTAACCTACTGTTCGACGGCGCGCACGCACAAGAAGCGCAC CTGCAATGCATGAAGAATTCACTGCACGCGTCGCTCCGCGCCACCGGCCTGGACGGAGGATACGGCTTCCAGAATAACTACCACTTCCCGCCCGTCCACACGCCTGACTTCTGGAGGGAGCCGGTCAGAGA AGACTACGCGATGATGGGTCGAGGGCGGAACGCGCGGCGGCCGCTCACCCTACCAGAGCTGTCAGGCCAACAGATACACCGTTCAACTGTCTACGCCAATC ATCACACCCGGCCACGTGCCAACGGTTACGACAAGAAGAAGCAGGCCAATGGTGACGCTCCACCAAAGACTCCAGAGGAACCTCCTG AGCGGCACCGCTTAGATCCAATACGAACGAACATTACAAACCTCGAAAGTCCGATCGTCGACTCTATCGATAAGTATCCAGAGTTGAAAATCGTTGTCACAAAAATGATACCTCAAGTATTAG CGAGCACAGCAGCAGCGCcggagcggcggcggcgcaaCAACCATCGCAAGCACGCAACCCTCGACCACACGTAA
- the LOC141437321 gene encoding uncharacterized protein isoform X2: MLFTARRLGDMGAPPIPALQPLSRHFPQWSRTAILTYGGGEDPVIQVKKAPAEPSSSGFVLSGDAVARVAHLEHSVRFLQEQHRLMLGGLHNEIEALRERNRDLQFQLIFNKESSPKNTSPASEENADNTEEENLKREVSRLEREAAAARGEARAAEARALQLQRLVDAQSDKLRALSLAGAADGAGGADGDAACACSAHESRAELRARLADAERLVRRLRGDADRQRREVHAGAVTNLLFDGAHAQEAHLQCMKNSLHASLRATGLDGGYGFQNNYHFPPVHTPDFWREPVREDYAMMGRGRNARRPLTLPELSGQQIHRSTVYANHHTRPRANGYDKKKQANGDAPPKTPEEPPERHRLDPIRTNITNLESPIVDSIDKYPELKIVVTKMIPQVLASTAAAPERRRRNNHRKHATLDHT, translated from the exons ATGTTATTTACTGCACGGCGTTTGGGTGACATGGGGGCACCGCCTATACCGGCTCTTCAACCGTTGTCCAGGCATTTTCCGCAATGGAGTAGAACTGCTATTCTAACTTATGGAGGAGGAGAAGACCCAGTAATACAg GTAAAGAAGGCTCCCGCGGAACCAAGCAGCAGTGGTTTCGTCTTAAGCGGTGATGCCGTCGCCAGGGTCGCTCACTTGGAGCACAGTGTGCGCTTCCTACAAGAACAGCACCGGCTGATGCTGGGTGGCCTCCACAATGAGATCGAGGCGCTCAGAGAAAGGAATAGAG ATCTCCAGTTTCAATTGATATTCAACAAGGAATCATCCCCAAAGAATACCTCGCCTGCTTCCGAAGAAAATGCCGATAATACTGAG GAGGAAAATCTGAAGCGTGAGGTGAGCCGTCTTGAACgggaggcggcggcggcgcggggcgaGGCGCGGGCGGCGGAGGCGCGCGCGCTACAGCTGCAGCGATTGGTCGATGCTCAGAGCGA CAAACTGCGCGCGCTGTCGCTAGCCGGGGCGGCGGACGGGGCGGGAGGGGCGGACGGGGACGCGGCGTGCGCGTGCTCGGCGCACGAGTCCCGCGCGGAGCTGCGCGCGCGGCTCGCGGACGCGGAGCGGCTCGTGCGCCGGCTGCGAGGCGACGCCGACCGCCAGCGGAGAGAGGTACACGCCGGCGCCGTCACTAACCTACTGTTCGACGGCGCGCACGCACAAGAAGCGCAC CTGCAATGCATGAAGAATTCACTGCACGCGTCGCTCCGCGCCACCGGCCTGGACGGAGGATACGGCTTCCAGAATAACTACCACTTCCCGCCCGTCCACACGCCTGACTTCTGGAGGGAGCCGGTCAGAGA AGACTACGCGATGATGGGTCGAGGGCGGAACGCGCGGCGGCCGCTCACCCTACCAGAGCTGTCAGGCCAACAGATACACCGTTCAACTGTCTACGCCAATC ATCACACCCGGCCACGTGCCAACGGTTACGACAAGAAGAAGCAGGCCAATGGTGACGCTCCACCAAAGACTCCAGAGGAACCTCCTG AGCGGCACCGCTTAGATCCAATACGAACGAACATTACAAACCTCGAAAGTCCGATCGTCGACTCTATCGATAAGTATCCAGAGTTGAAAATCGTTGTCACAAAAATGATACCTCAAGTATTAG CGAGCACAGCAGCAGCGCcggagcggcggcggcgcaaCAACCATCGCAAGCACGCAACCCTCGACCACACGTAA
- the LOC141437321 gene encoding uncharacterized protein isoform X1 encodes MLFTARRLGDMGAPPIPALQPLSRHFPQWSRTAILTYGGGEDPVIQVKKAPAEPSSSGFVLSGDAVARVAHLEHSVRFLQEQHRLMLGGLHNEIEALRERNRDLQFQLIFNKESSPKNTSPASEENADNTEEENLKREVSRLEREAAAARGEARAAEARALQLQRLVDAQSDKLRALSLAGAADGAGGADGDAACACSAHESRAELRARLADAERLVRRLRGDADRQRREVHAGAVTNLLFDGAHAQEAHLQCMKNSLHASLRATGLDGGYGFQNNYHFPPVHTPDFWREPVREDYAMMGRGRNARRPLTLPELSGQQIHRSTVYANPMISDHTRPRANGYDKKKQANGDAPPKTPEEPPERHRLDPIRTNITNLESPIVDSIDKYPELKIVVTKMIPQVLASTAAAPERRRRNNHRKHATLDHT; translated from the exons ATGTTATTTACTGCACGGCGTTTGGGTGACATGGGGGCACCGCCTATACCGGCTCTTCAACCGTTGTCCAGGCATTTTCCGCAATGGAGTAGAACTGCTATTCTAACTTATGGAGGAGGAGAAGACCCAGTAATACAg GTAAAGAAGGCTCCCGCGGAACCAAGCAGCAGTGGTTTCGTCTTAAGCGGTGATGCCGTCGCCAGGGTCGCTCACTTGGAGCACAGTGTGCGCTTCCTACAAGAACAGCACCGGCTGATGCTGGGTGGCCTCCACAATGAGATCGAGGCGCTCAGAGAAAGGAATAGAG ATCTCCAGTTTCAATTGATATTCAACAAGGAATCATCCCCAAAGAATACCTCGCCTGCTTCCGAAGAAAATGCCGATAATACTGAG GAGGAAAATCTGAAGCGTGAGGTGAGCCGTCTTGAACgggaggcggcggcggcgcggggcgaGGCGCGGGCGGCGGAGGCGCGCGCGCTACAGCTGCAGCGATTGGTCGATGCTCAGAGCGA CAAACTGCGCGCGCTGTCGCTAGCCGGGGCGGCGGACGGGGCGGGAGGGGCGGACGGGGACGCGGCGTGCGCGTGCTCGGCGCACGAGTCCCGCGCGGAGCTGCGCGCGCGGCTCGCGGACGCGGAGCGGCTCGTGCGCCGGCTGCGAGGCGACGCCGACCGCCAGCGGAGAGAGGTACACGCCGGCGCCGTCACTAACCTACTGTTCGACGGCGCGCACGCACAAGAAGCGCAC CTGCAATGCATGAAGAATTCACTGCACGCGTCGCTCCGCGCCACCGGCCTGGACGGAGGATACGGCTTCCAGAATAACTACCACTTCCCGCCCGTCCACACGCCTGACTTCTGGAGGGAGCCGGTCAGAGA AGACTACGCGATGATGGGTCGAGGGCGGAACGCGCGGCGGCCGCTCACCCTACCAGAGCTGTCAGGCCAACAGATACACCGTTCAACTGTCTACGCCAATC CGATGATTTCAGATCACACCCGGCCACGTGCCAACGGTTACGACAAGAAGAAGCAGGCCAATGGTGACGCTCCACCAAAGACTCCAGAGGAACCTCCTG AGCGGCACCGCTTAGATCCAATACGAACGAACATTACAAACCTCGAAAGTCCGATCGTCGACTCTATCGATAAGTATCCAGAGTTGAAAATCGTTGTCACAAAAATGATACCTCAAGTATTAG CGAGCACAGCAGCAGCGCcggagcggcggcggcgcaaCAACCATCGCAAGCACGCAACCCTCGACCACACGTAA
- the LOC141437321 gene encoding uncharacterized protein isoform X3 has protein sequence MLFTARRLGDMGAPPIPALQPLSRHFPQWSRTAILTYGGGEDPVIQVKKAPAEPSSSGFVLSGDAVARVAHLEHSVRFLQEQHRLMLGGLHNEIEALRERNRDLQFQLIFNKESSPKNTSPASEENADNTEEENLKREVSRLEREAAAARGEARAAEARALQLQRLVDAQSDKLRALSLAGAADGAGGADGDAACACSAHESRAELRARLADAERLVRRLRGDADRQRRELQCMKNSLHASLRATGLDGGYGFQNNYHFPPVHTPDFWREPVREDYAMMGRGRNARRPLTLPELSGQQIHRSTVYANPMISDHTRPRANGYDKKKQANGDAPPKTPEEPPERHRLDPIRTNITNLESPIVDSIDKYPELKIVVTKMIPQVLASTAAAPERRRRNNHRKHATLDHT, from the exons ATGTTATTTACTGCACGGCGTTTGGGTGACATGGGGGCACCGCCTATACCGGCTCTTCAACCGTTGTCCAGGCATTTTCCGCAATGGAGTAGAACTGCTATTCTAACTTATGGAGGAGGAGAAGACCCAGTAATACAg GTAAAGAAGGCTCCCGCGGAACCAAGCAGCAGTGGTTTCGTCTTAAGCGGTGATGCCGTCGCCAGGGTCGCTCACTTGGAGCACAGTGTGCGCTTCCTACAAGAACAGCACCGGCTGATGCTGGGTGGCCTCCACAATGAGATCGAGGCGCTCAGAGAAAGGAATAGAG ATCTCCAGTTTCAATTGATATTCAACAAGGAATCATCCCCAAAGAATACCTCGCCTGCTTCCGAAGAAAATGCCGATAATACTGAG GAGGAAAATCTGAAGCGTGAGGTGAGCCGTCTTGAACgggaggcggcggcggcgcggggcgaGGCGCGGGCGGCGGAGGCGCGCGCGCTACAGCTGCAGCGATTGGTCGATGCTCAGAGCGA CAAACTGCGCGCGCTGTCGCTAGCCGGGGCGGCGGACGGGGCGGGAGGGGCGGACGGGGACGCGGCGTGCGCGTGCTCGGCGCACGAGTCCCGCGCGGAGCTGCGCGCGCGGCTCGCGGACGCGGAGCGGCTCGTGCGCCGGCTGCGAGGCGACGCCGACCGCCAGCGGAGAGAG CTGCAATGCATGAAGAATTCACTGCACGCGTCGCTCCGCGCCACCGGCCTGGACGGAGGATACGGCTTCCAGAATAACTACCACTTCCCGCCCGTCCACACGCCTGACTTCTGGAGGGAGCCGGTCAGAGA AGACTACGCGATGATGGGTCGAGGGCGGAACGCGCGGCGGCCGCTCACCCTACCAGAGCTGTCAGGCCAACAGATACACCGTTCAACTGTCTACGCCAATC CGATGATTTCAGATCACACCCGGCCACGTGCCAACGGTTACGACAAGAAGAAGCAGGCCAATGGTGACGCTCCACCAAAGACTCCAGAGGAACCTCCTG AGCGGCACCGCTTAGATCCAATACGAACGAACATTACAAACCTCGAAAGTCCGATCGTCGACTCTATCGATAAGTATCCAGAGTTGAAAATCGTTGTCACAAAAATGATACCTCAAGTATTAG CGAGCACAGCAGCAGCGCcggagcggcggcggcgcaaCAACCATCGCAAGCACGCAACCCTCGACCACACGTAA
- the LOC141437321 gene encoding uncharacterized protein isoform X6: protein MLFTARRLGDMGAPPIPALQPLSRHFPQWSRTAILTYGGGEDPVIQVKKAPAEPSSSGFVLSGDAVARVAHLEHSVRFLQEQHRLMLGGLHNEIEALRERNRDLQFQLIFNKESSPKNTSPASEENADNTEEENLKREVSRLEREAAAARGEARAAEARALQLQRLVDAQSDKLRALSLAGAADGAGGADGDAACACSAHESRAELRARLADAERLVRRLRGDADRQRREVHAGAVTNLLFDGAHAQEAHLQCMKNSLHASLRATGLDGGYGFQNNYHFPPVHTPDFWREPVREDYAMMGRGRNARRPLTLPELSGQQIHRSTVYANPMISDHTRPRANGYDKKKQANGDAPPKTPEEPPASTAAAPERRRRNNHRKHATLDHT, encoded by the exons ATGTTATTTACTGCACGGCGTTTGGGTGACATGGGGGCACCGCCTATACCGGCTCTTCAACCGTTGTCCAGGCATTTTCCGCAATGGAGTAGAACTGCTATTCTAACTTATGGAGGAGGAGAAGACCCAGTAATACAg GTAAAGAAGGCTCCCGCGGAACCAAGCAGCAGTGGTTTCGTCTTAAGCGGTGATGCCGTCGCCAGGGTCGCTCACTTGGAGCACAGTGTGCGCTTCCTACAAGAACAGCACCGGCTGATGCTGGGTGGCCTCCACAATGAGATCGAGGCGCTCAGAGAAAGGAATAGAG ATCTCCAGTTTCAATTGATATTCAACAAGGAATCATCCCCAAAGAATACCTCGCCTGCTTCCGAAGAAAATGCCGATAATACTGAG GAGGAAAATCTGAAGCGTGAGGTGAGCCGTCTTGAACgggaggcggcggcggcgcggggcgaGGCGCGGGCGGCGGAGGCGCGCGCGCTACAGCTGCAGCGATTGGTCGATGCTCAGAGCGA CAAACTGCGCGCGCTGTCGCTAGCCGGGGCGGCGGACGGGGCGGGAGGGGCGGACGGGGACGCGGCGTGCGCGTGCTCGGCGCACGAGTCCCGCGCGGAGCTGCGCGCGCGGCTCGCGGACGCGGAGCGGCTCGTGCGCCGGCTGCGAGGCGACGCCGACCGCCAGCGGAGAGAGGTACACGCCGGCGCCGTCACTAACCTACTGTTCGACGGCGCGCACGCACAAGAAGCGCAC CTGCAATGCATGAAGAATTCACTGCACGCGTCGCTCCGCGCCACCGGCCTGGACGGAGGATACGGCTTCCAGAATAACTACCACTTCCCGCCCGTCCACACGCCTGACTTCTGGAGGGAGCCGGTCAGAGA AGACTACGCGATGATGGGTCGAGGGCGGAACGCGCGGCGGCCGCTCACCCTACCAGAGCTGTCAGGCCAACAGATACACCGTTCAACTGTCTACGCCAATC CGATGATTTCAGATCACACCCGGCCACGTGCCAACGGTTACGACAAGAAGAAGCAGGCCAATGGTGACGCTCCACCAAAGACTCCAGAGGAACCTCCTG CGAGCACAGCAGCAGCGCcggagcggcggcggcgcaaCAACCATCGCAAGCACGCAACCCTCGACCACACGTAA
- the LOC141437321 gene encoding uncharacterized protein isoform X4 — MASKVLVPTGPFTKLQVKKAPAEPSSSGFVLSGDAVARVAHLEHSVRFLQEQHRLMLGGLHNEIEALRERNRDLQFQLIFNKESSPKNTSPASEENADNTEEENLKREVSRLEREAAAARGEARAAEARALQLQRLVDAQSDKLRALSLAGAADGAGGADGDAACACSAHESRAELRARLADAERLVRRLRGDADRQRREVHAGAVTNLLFDGAHAQEAHLQCMKNSLHASLRATGLDGGYGFQNNYHFPPVHTPDFWREPVREDYAMMGRGRNARRPLTLPELSGQQIHRSTVYANPMISDHTRPRANGYDKKKQANGDAPPKTPEEPPERHRLDPIRTNITNLESPIVDSIDKYPELKIVVTKMIPQVLASTAAAPERRRRNNHRKHATLDHT; from the exons ATGGCTTCCAAAGTCCTCGTGCCTACTGGACCCTTTACCAAACTGCAA GTAAAGAAGGCTCCCGCGGAACCAAGCAGCAGTGGTTTCGTCTTAAGCGGTGATGCCGTCGCCAGGGTCGCTCACTTGGAGCACAGTGTGCGCTTCCTACAAGAACAGCACCGGCTGATGCTGGGTGGCCTCCACAATGAGATCGAGGCGCTCAGAGAAAGGAATAGAG ATCTCCAGTTTCAATTGATATTCAACAAGGAATCATCCCCAAAGAATACCTCGCCTGCTTCCGAAGAAAATGCCGATAATACTGAG GAGGAAAATCTGAAGCGTGAGGTGAGCCGTCTTGAACgggaggcggcggcggcgcggggcgaGGCGCGGGCGGCGGAGGCGCGCGCGCTACAGCTGCAGCGATTGGTCGATGCTCAGAGCGA CAAACTGCGCGCGCTGTCGCTAGCCGGGGCGGCGGACGGGGCGGGAGGGGCGGACGGGGACGCGGCGTGCGCGTGCTCGGCGCACGAGTCCCGCGCGGAGCTGCGCGCGCGGCTCGCGGACGCGGAGCGGCTCGTGCGCCGGCTGCGAGGCGACGCCGACCGCCAGCGGAGAGAGGTACACGCCGGCGCCGTCACTAACCTACTGTTCGACGGCGCGCACGCACAAGAAGCGCAC CTGCAATGCATGAAGAATTCACTGCACGCGTCGCTCCGCGCCACCGGCCTGGACGGAGGATACGGCTTCCAGAATAACTACCACTTCCCGCCCGTCCACACGCCTGACTTCTGGAGGGAGCCGGTCAGAGA AGACTACGCGATGATGGGTCGAGGGCGGAACGCGCGGCGGCCGCTCACCCTACCAGAGCTGTCAGGCCAACAGATACACCGTTCAACTGTCTACGCCAATC CGATGATTTCAGATCACACCCGGCCACGTGCCAACGGTTACGACAAGAAGAAGCAGGCCAATGGTGACGCTCCACCAAAGACTCCAGAGGAACCTCCTG AGCGGCACCGCTTAGATCCAATACGAACGAACATTACAAACCTCGAAAGTCCGATCGTCGACTCTATCGATAAGTATCCAGAGTTGAAAATCGTTGTCACAAAAATGATACCTCAAGTATTAG CGAGCACAGCAGCAGCGCcggagcggcggcggcgcaaCAACCATCGCAAGCACGCAACCCTCGACCACACGTAA
- the LOC141437132 gene encoding uncharacterized protein → METCLRGFSFMPENKVEVMDLQYIEGGELSRAWKLSRRQRLKELESKIWQEFVKEQDVVSSVCSDDPYQFLEKLPDECLKELMEAELRKMRKENVKEEPKETVSEHPEQAVEPPEPRETTVTFAEESEHEACEMIHIFDDEKDESFSGPEQEATNESTIESPCTVRGRDSPDPERPENNIQVTEKSSENVRTMIETSIYSAKVKELQSKVLSELLNIITTLDAQDLNKIEPQDLPKLQRQCSEFCARYTRIYLYQLKRQIHDITRHNNTALPFARHTFLRTQMARAVSLHQNMLQSLQIFHKWFTQKAPLRECVECLKTLTQLVRDSDIVCPIELHNEELLQTCQNLDTASGEYLQRVINYLNLESTATIRLKKKSSVGFVRKKRPIGMWAKPGYRANSEPDAKLSMYSLDTLRVNSKPSSSRDSGCTSKARLVEADTNSKPEDATQKKKTPRSRRPLMRAPGGVQRKREKQREDNIPTMVEAVEVVINFAYILL, encoded by the exons ATGGAGACGTGCTTGCGAGGTTTTTCCTTCATGCCAGAAAATAAAGTCGAAGTTATGGATTTGCAG TATATTGAAGGTGGTGAGCTTTCCAGAGCTTGGAAGCTTTCTCGTCGGCAGCGGCTGAAAGAGCTGGAAAGTAAGATCTGGCAGGAATTTGTCAAGGAGCAGGATGTTGTTAGCAGCGTCTGTAGTG ATGACCCGTACCAGTTCCTGGAGAAACTACCTGATGAATGTCTCAAAGAGCTTATGGAAGCTGAGCTAAGGAAAATGAGAAAGGAAAATGTCAAGGAAGAGCCTAAAGAAACT GTGTCTGAGCATCCCGAGCAAGCTGTGGAGCCACCGGAGCCTCGGGAGACGACTGTCACCTTCGCCGAAGAATCGGAACACGAGGCCTGCGAAATGATCCATATATTCGATGACGAGAAAGACGAGAGCTTCTCTG GTCCTGAGCAGGAGGCGACCAACGAGTCCACTATAGAGAGTCCCTGCACGGTGCGCGGAAGAGATAGCCCAGATCCCGAACGTCCGGAAAACAACATTCAAG TTACAGAGAAATCGTCAGAAAACGTCAGAACTATGATCGAGACGAGCATCTACAGCGCCAAAGTGAAGGAGTTGCAGTCAAAGGTGCTCTCAGAACTGTTGAACATCAT CACAACTCTTGACGCCCAGGACCTGAACAAGATAGAGCCTCAAGATCTGCCGAAACTGCAGCGGCAGTGCAGCGAGTTCTGCGCTCGCTACACACGCATCTACTTGTACCAGCTGAAGCGACAG ATCCACGACATAACGCGTCACAACAACACCGCGCTCCCTTTCGCCCGCCACACGTTCCTCCGCACGCAGATGGCCAGAGCTGTGTCACTGCACCAGAACATGCTGCAGTCTTTGCAG ATATTCCACAAGTGGTTCACCCAGAAAGCCCCGCTGCGCGAGTGCGTGGAATGCCTGAAGACTTTGACGCAGCTTGTGCGAGATAGCGACATCGTGTGTCCCATAGAGCTACATAATGAG GAACTCCTACAGACTTGTCAAAACCTGGACACCGCGAGCGGCGAATACTTGCAGAGAGTGATCAACTACCTTAATTTGGAAAGCACT GCAACTATACGCTTGAAAAAGAAGTCTAGCGTGGGGTTCGTACGTAAGAAGAGGCCAATAGGAATGTGGGCTAAGCCAGGCTACAGAGCGA ATTCGGAACCTGACGCAAAGCTGTCTATGTATTCGTTAGACACACTCCGTGTCAATTCTAAACCTTCTAGCAGCAGGGATTCTGG TTGCACATCAAAAGCGAGGTTGGTTGAAGCAGACACAAATAGCAAGCCGGAGGATGCTACGCAGAAAAAGAAGACACCCAG GTCACGTCGTCCGCTTATGCGAGCGCCGGGCGGCGTGCAGCGCAAGCGTGAAAAGCAGCGTGAAGACAACATACCAACAATGGTCGAGGCCGTCGAAGTTGTAATTAATTTTGCATATATACTTCTATGA